The Geobacillus stearothermophilus ATCC 12980 genome contains a region encoding:
- the rpsR gene encoding 30S ribosomal protein S18 codes for MAGRKGGRGKRRKVCYFTANNITHIDYKDVDLLKKFISERGKILPRRVTGTSAKYQRKLTVAIKRARQMALLPYVADE; via the coding sequence ATGGCAGGACGGAAAGGCGGTCGTGGCAAACGCCGCAAAGTATGTTATTTCACGGCAAACAACATCACGCACATCGACTACAAAGACGTTGATTTGCTGAAAAAATTCATCTCTGAACGCGGCAAAATTTTACCGCGCCGTGTGACGGGAACGAGCGCGAAATATCAGCGCAAACTGACGGTCGCAATCAAACGGGCGCGCCAAATGGCGCTGTTGCCGTACGTTGCCGATGAGTGA
- the ssb gene encoding single-stranded DNA-binding protein, protein MINRVILVGRLTKDPELRYTPSGVAVATFTLAVNRPFTNQQGEREADFIQCVVWRRQAENVANFLKKGSLAGVDGRLQTRSYENQEGRRVYVTEVVADNVQFLEPKGSNEQRGAAAGGYYGDPFPFGQDQNHRHSSEKGVGLLDEDPFANDGQPIDISDDDLPF, encoded by the coding sequence ATGATTAACCGCGTCATTTTGGTCGGCAGGTTAACGAAAGATCCGGAGTTGCGCTACACTCCAAGCGGAGTGGCTGTTGCCACGTTCACGCTCGCGGTCAACCGCCCGTTTACGAATCAGCAGGGCGAGCGGGAGGCGGATTTTATTCAATGCGTCGTTTGGCGCCGCCAAGCGGAAAACGTCGCCAACTTCTTGAAAAAAGGGAGCTTGGCCGGGGTTGACGGCCGGCTGCAAACCCGCAGCTATGAAAACCAGGAAGGCCGACGCGTGTATGTGACGGAAGTGGTGGCTGACAACGTCCAATTTCTTGAGCCAAAAGGAAGCAATGAGCAGCGTGGGGCAGCAGCAGGCGGATACTATGGGGATCCGTTCCCATTCGGACAAGATCAGAACCACCGTCATTCAAGCGAGAAAGGGGTTGGCCTCCTCGACGAAGATCCTTTTGCCAATGACGGCCAGCCGATTGATATTTCCGACGATGATTTACCGTTTTGA
- the rpsF gene encoding 30S ribosomal protein S6, with protein MRKYEIMYIIRPNMDDEARQALVERFNNVLKENGAEITNVTDWGKRRLAYEIEKYRDGYYMIVNVTAEPKAVQEFDRLARISEDIIRHIVVKEEE; from the coding sequence GTGAGAAAATACGAAATCATGTACATCATCCGCCCGAACATGGACGATGAAGCAAGACAAGCTCTCGTCGAGCGGTTTAACAACGTGTTGAAAGAAAACGGTGCGGAGATTACGAATGTGACGGATTGGGGCAAACGCCGTTTAGCCTATGAAATTGAAAAATATCGCGACGGCTACTACATGATTGTCAACGTCACGGCAGAGCCGAAAGCGGTGCAAGAATTTGACCGTTTAGCGCGCATCAGCGAAGACATTATCCGCCATATCGTTGTGAAAGAAGAAGAATAA